One Candidatus Hydrogenedentota bacterium DNA segment encodes these proteins:
- a CDS encoding AAA family ATPase produces RSIRRIAPWILIPGFLWWMFFSEGARDTFTLLGLLWESVHPVSRTIIGVTLGTAFQLAFAISFAILQFVAIFWFMSQTRVETIRPEDPKSVTFKDYWGQPNLVALVRQWISLLADRRDFVKMGGKYINGILLYGPPGTGKTMLAKAMAGEAGIPFISIEGSGFRGMFWGVDVLRMVQF; encoded by the coding sequence GGCGCAGCATCCGGCGCATCGCGCCCTGGATCCTGATCCCGGGCTTTTTGTGGTGGATGTTTTTCAGCGAAGGCGCGCGCGACACCTTTACGTTGCTCGGCCTGCTCTGGGAGAGCGTCCACCCGGTCAGCCGGACGATCATCGGTGTCACGCTGGGCACGGCCTTCCAGCTGGCCTTCGCGATCTCGTTCGCCATCCTGCAGTTTGTGGCGATCTTCTGGTTCATGAGCCAGACCCGGGTCGAGACCATCCGGCCCGAGGACCCGAAGTCCGTCACGTTCAAGGACTACTGGGGCCAGCCCAATCTGGTGGCACTAGTGCGCCAGTGGATCAGCCTGCTCGCCGATCGTCGCGACTTCGTCAAGATGGGCGGCAAGTACATCAACGGTATCCTGCTCTACGGCCCGCCCGGCACCGGCAAGACCATGCTGGCCAAGGCGATGGCCGGCGAGGCCGGCATCCCCTTCATCTCGATCGAAGGCTCGGGCTTCCGCGGCATGTTTTGGGGCGTGGACGTGCTTCGCATGGTCCAGTTC